In one window of Mercurialis annua linkage group LG4, ddMerAnnu1.2, whole genome shotgun sequence DNA:
- the LOC126676729 gene encoding sister chromatid cohesion protein SCC2 isoform X1: MSNLNPVNQTGRSSSGSTRRGIGLSNSIHSEVAPCLPLPSLPVFCGASDPNLKFFDDGSNRGVRSLNRSEILCQASRIADLLQNTDVSYLNFRDATRPTSFGNVEHLELYDQVLQCNPEAFEYVTPGILDEKELCTSTIFETNSNVPSIPVQNQDDSNYNKSQKHLRKSVGPSIPVPSQVQSNHDGSQSHLPSIVPSIPVLNQSQRHHDETQNQQLNSISNEIPSSLKKSRAKKKGTDDIPPLVQPDPVELQDTIIGSFCEMLEDFCGKTEILSDDRDEAEWLTVPASDLRILVNEIMSIRAKKLLHLVPVDILVRLLRILDHQIHRAEGLSVDEYENQDSDTVSSVFCALESIHASLAVMAHMSMPKQLYKEENIERILDFSKYQIIDVMAAYDPSYRALHKPHENGVPEGDEDEELETEYGSASKRRRTQKSTKLKKSTLNRVSGAVNIILQKLCTILGLLKDLLIMERLSDSCILQLVKTSFTTFMVDNIQLLQLKAIGLISGIFYSYTQHRIYIIDEIVQLMWKLPCSKRALRAYLLPDEEQMQIQMITALLIQLVHSSANLPEALREATSGNSILEMSLDSSYPTKCHEAVTETCCLFWSRVLQRFTTVKNQDASELKVMIENLVIDLLTTLNLPEYPASAPILEVLCVLLLQNAGLKSKDVSARSMAIDLLGTVAARLKQDSVISKNRFWLLQDLASGDVADQSYPNDACCICLDGKVEKTLHMCQGCYRLFHADCMGVREHEAPNRSWQCQICVCKKQLLVLQSYSNSRCNDEGKKNSNRSEKKSKACNPITKVEIVQQLLLSYLQDTVSSDDVHLFIRWFYLCLWYKDDPKSEQKLIYYLTRLKSNLVVRDSGTAYLKLMRDSVKKITLALGQNSSFSRGFDKILHMLLASLRENSPVIRAKALRAVSIIVETDPEVLRDKRVQLAVEGRFCDSAISVREAALELVGRHIASHPDVGLQYFEKVAERMKDTGVSVRKRAIKIIRDMCTSNANFAQFTTACIEIISRITDDESSIQDIVCKTFYEFWFEEPSGLQTQYYRDGSSMPLEVGKKTEQIVEMLRSMSSHQLFVTVIKRNLALDFLPQSAKAAGINPVSLASVRKRCELMCKCLLERILQVEEMTSEEVEVRTLPYVLALHAFCIVDPTLCAPASDPSQFIVTLQPYLKTQVDNRAVAQLLESIIFIIDSVLPLIRKLPQSVVEELEQDLKHMIVRRSFLTVVHACIKCLCSLSRVAGQGAAAVEYLIQVFFKRLDALVTDNKQLVCRSLFCLGLLIRYGNSLLSISSSKNINLLSNLSLFKKYLCMEDFGIKVRSLQALGYILIARPDYMLEKDIGKIFEATLSSGSDVRLKIQSLQNMYEYLLDAESQMETEKDSNDASPYTAEGDHSVPVAAGAGDTNICGGIVQLYWENILGRCLDFDEQVRQTALKIVEIVLRQGLVHPITCVPYLIALETDPLELNSKLAHHLLMNMNEKYPAFFESRLGDGLHLSFIFTQSISGVSPENLNRKLQSKSAGNMKGKAEGASLTQARLEVSRIYKLIRANRVSRNKFMSSIVRKFDNPSWTNVVVPFLMYCTEVLAMLPFTLPDEPLYLIYSINRVIQVRAGALEANMKGLILHLTHRNSRKVFHENGVIQDLNGIIQQEPIIHPVSYHTTTMDLNGIIKTELDARPAPTPSTLFDLNGTVQEEPDLAVNNNASADHKTEKMNSGDSFSISKDDVDKIQVDCLSATALQLLLKLKRHLKIVYSLNDARCQAFAPNEPPKAGEPFSRQNIPLDISETSTSEPSTYQDLVQRYQEFKSALKEDAVDYSTYTANIKRKRPNPTPRKPKFVRPSVVDDDDDDDDESWRGSARRVVNNVGKRNVNTRSCRQR; this comes from the exons ATGAGCAATTTAAATCCGGTAAATCAAACCGGCCGGAGCTCCTCCGGCTCAACCCGACGTGGCATAGGATTGTCGAATTCAATACACTCGGAAGTAGCGCCGTGTCTGCCTTTGCCTTCGCTTCCGGTGTTCTGTGGCGCATCGGATCCAAACCTTAAGTTTTTTGATGATGGAAGTAACAGAGGCGTGCGGTCTTTGAATCGTAGTGAAATTCTTTGTCAAGCGAGTCGTATTGCTGATCTGCTTCAAAATACCGACGTCTCTTATCT GAACTTTCGAGATGCAACAAGGCCTACTTCCTTTGGAAATGTGGAGCATTTAGAACTTTATGACCAGGTTCTTCAATGCAATCCTGAAGCATTCGAGTATGTAACTCCTG GTATTTTGGATGAGAAGGAACTATGTACGAGTACAATATTTGAAACCAATTCCAATGTGCCAAGTATACCTGTTCAGAATCAAGATGACAGCAATTATAATAAAAGTCAAAAACACCTGCGCAAATCCGTTGGACCAAGCATACCAGTTCCGAGTCAAGTTCAAAGCAATCACGATGGAAGTCAAAGTCACCTGCCCTCCATTGTACCAAGCATACCTGTTCTGAATCAAAGTCAAAGACACCATGATGAAACTCAAAATCAGCAGCTCAACTCCATTTCTAAT GAAATTCCTTCATCTTTGAAAAAATCAAGAGCTAAGAAGAAGGGCACTGATGACATACCACCGTTGGTTCAGCCAGATCCTGTTGAGCTTCAAG ATACCATCATCGGAAGCTTCTGTGAAATGCTAGAGGATTTCTGTGGAAAAACTGAAATTTTGAGTGATGATCGGGATGAAGCAGAGTGGTTGACAGTGCCCGCTAGTGATCTTAGAATTCTTGTAAATGAAATAATGTCAATACGTGCAAAAAAGCTTCTGCATTTAGTTCCTGTAGATATCCTTGTAAGACTTTTGCGGATTCTAGATCATCAGATACACAGGGCAGAAGGTTTGTCTGTTGATGAATACGAGAAT CAAGATTCTGATACAGTTTCCTCAGTGTTTTGCGCCCTAGAATCCATTCATGCATCTCTGGCTGTAATGGCGCATATGAGCATGCCAAAGCAACTATATAAAGAAGAG AACATTGAACGGATTCTGGATTTCTCTAAGTATCAGATTATAGATGTTATGGCAGCTTATGATCCATCATATCGTGCTCTGCACAAGCCACATGAAAACGGAGTACCTGAAG GTGATGAAGATGAAGAACTTGAGACTGAATATGGTTCAGCAAGCAAGAGAAGGCGCACTCAAAAGAGTACAAAACTGAAGAAATCAACATTAAACAG GGTCTCTGGTGCTGTCAATATTATTCTACAGAAACTGTGCACTATTCTTGGCCTTCTGAAGGATTTGCTCATAATGGAAAGGTTATCAGATAGTTGCATTTTGCAACTGGTGAAGACAAGTTTTACAACATTTATGGTGGATAATATCCAACTGTTGCAATTGAAGGCAATTGGTTTAATTAGCGGG ATTTTCTATTCGTACACACAGCATCGCATCTACATTATAGATGAAATAGTGCAACTTATGTGGAAATTACCATGCTCAAAGCGTGCCCTAAGGGCCTACCTCCTTCCAGATGAAGAACAAATGCAGATTCAGATGATCACTGCTCTATTAATCCAATTAGTTCACAGCAGCGCAAATCTTCCTGAAGCCTTAAGGGAAGCAACTAGTGGTAATTCTATCTTAGAAATGTCTTTGGATTCTAGTTATCCAACCAAATGCCATGAAGCAGTCACAGAGACATGCTGTCTTTTCTGGAGCCGAGTCCTTCAGCGCTTTACAACTGTTAAAAATCAGGATGCTTCTGAACTAAAAGTGATGATAGAAAATCTTGTCATAGATCTACTGACAACACTAAATTTACCTGAATACCCTGCATCAGCTCCCATCCTGGAG GTTCTTTGTGTCTTGCTACTCCAGAATGCTGGGCTGAAATCCAAGGATGTATCTGCTCGTTCCATGGCCATTGATCTTCTTGGTACAGTTGCAGCGAGGTTAAAGCAGGATTCTGTCATCAGCAAGAACAGATTTTGGCTATTACAGGATTTGGCTAGTGGTGACGTTGCTGATCAGAGTTATCCTAATGATGCATGTTGCATTTGCTTAGATGGAAAGGTTGAGAAGACACTGCACATGTGCCAAGGTTGTTATAGATTGTTCCATGCTGATTGTATGGGAGTTAGAGAACATGAAGCTCCTAATCGTAGTTGGCAGTGTCAAATTTGTGTCTGCAAGAAGCAACTTCTTGTGTTACAGTCATATAGTAATTCTCGGTGCAATGATGAAGGGAAGAAGAACAGCAATCGATCTGAAAAGAAATCTAAAGCCTGCAATCCCATTACGAAAGTTGAAATTGTTCAACAGTTGCTCTTAAGTTATCTTCAAGATACTGTATCTTCCGATGATGTTCATCTTTTCATTAGATG GTTTTATCTTTGCTTATGGTACAAGGATGATCCCAAATCTGAACAGAAGCTCATTTACTACCTAACTCGACTCAAATCAAATCTTGTTGTGCGGGACTCTGGTACTGCCTATTTGAAATTGATGAGGGATTCGGTGAAGAAGATTACTTTAGCACTGGGACAAAATAGTTCTTTCTCAAGGGGGTTCGATAAGATTCTTCATATGCTTCTG GCTAGTTTAAGAGAGAATTCTCCTGTAATTAGGGCCAAAGCTTTACGAGCA GTCAGTATTATTGTAGAAACTGATCCAGAGGTATTACGTGACAAGCGTGTGCAATTGGCTGTTGAAGGAAGATTTTGTGATTCTGCAATATCTGTAAGAGAAGCAGCACTGGAACTTGTTGGCAGGCATATTGCTTCTCATCCTGATGTTGGGCTGCAG TATTTTGAAAAGGTTGCTGAGAGGATGAAAGATACAGGAGTTAGTGTTCGAAAACGAGCTATTAAAATTATTCGAGATATGTGCACCTCAAATGCTAATTTTGCTCAGTTTACAACTGCTTGCATCGAAATTATTTCTCGCATAACTGATGACGAGTCGAGTATTCAG GACATCGTCTGCAAGACATTTTATGAATTCTGGTTTGAGGAACCATCTGGTTTGCAGACACAGTATTATAGAGATGGTAGTTCTATGCCTCTGGAGGTGGGTAAGAAGACTGAGCAGATTGTTGAGATGTTAAGGAGTATGTCAAGTCATCAGCTCTTTGTCACTGTCATAAAGCGCAACCTAGCTCTTGATTTTTTGCCACAATCAGCCAAAGCTGCTGGAATTAACCCTGTGTCACTTGCATCAGTTCGTAAACGCTGCGAGTTAATGTGCAAGTGCTTACTAGAAAGGATATTGCAG GTCGAGGAAATGACCAGTGAGGAAGTGGAGGTTCGAACACTGCCTTATGTGTTGGCGTTGCACGCATTTTGTATTGTGGATCCTACACTTTGTGCTCCGGCTTCGGATCCTTCCCAGTTCATAGTCACTCTACAGCCATATCTAAAGACTCAG GTTGATAACCGGGCAGTTGCGCAGTTACTGGAGAGCATCATCTTTATAATTGATTCCGTTCTTCCCTTGATACGAAAATTGCCTCAGAGTGTAGTTGAAGAGCTTGAACAAGATTTGAAGCACATGATCGTTCGCCGTTCGTTTTTGACAGTTGTCCATGCTTGCATCAA GTGTCTTTGCTCTTTGAGTAGAGTAGCTGGACAGGGTGCTGCTGCTGTTGAGTATCTTATTCAGGTATTTTTCAAACGTCTGGATGCTCTGGTAACTGACAACAAGCAG CTAGTCTGCCGCTCTCTGTTCTGTCTTGGATTGCTTATTCGCTATGGAAATTCTTTGCTGAGTATTTCTAGCagcaaaaatatcaatttacttaGCAATCTCTCCTTGTTTAAGAAGTATCTTTGCATGGAAGATTTTGGTATAAAAGTCAGATCTCTCCAG GCTCTAGGATATATTCTAATTGCTAGGCCTGATTATATGCTGGAAAAGGACATTGGGAAAATATTTGAGGCAACTTTATCTTCTGGTTCTGATGTTCGTCTTAAG ATTCAATCACTACAAAACATGTATGAATATCTTCTGGATGCCGAAAGCCAAATGGAAACAGAGAAAGACAGTAATGATGCTAGTCCTTACACTGCAGAAGGGGATCATAGTGTACCTGTTGCTGCAGGTGCAGGTGATACTAACATTTGCGGTGGTATAGTTCAATTGTACTGGGAAAACATTTTGGGAAGGTGCTTGGATTTCGATGAACAGGTTCGCCAGACTGCACTTAAG ATTGTGGAGATAGTGCTACGTCAAGGTTTGGTGCATCCCATCACTTGTGTTCCATACCTTATAGCACTTGAAACAGATCCTTTAGAGTTGAACTCAAAGTTGGCACATCATTTATTGATGAATATGAATGAGAA GTATCCTGCTTTTTTTGAAAGCCGGTTGGGGGATGGCCTTCACCTATCATTTATATTTACGCAATCCATTAGTGGTGTCTCTCCTGAAAATCTAAACCGAAAGCTCCAATCCAAAAGTGCTGGAAATATGAAGGGAAAGGCTGAAGGTGCCTCTCTCACTCAGGCAAGGCTTGAAGTTTCTAGAATCTACAAGCTTATTCGTGCAAACCGTGTTTCAAGAAATAAATTTATGTCTTCTATTGTGCGCAAATTTGATAACCCAAGCTGGACAAATGTGGTGGTTCCATTTTTGAT GTATTGCACAGAAGTACTTGCGATGCTGCCATTTACTCTACCTGATGAACCCCTTTACCTTATTTATTCTATAAATCGAGTAATACAAGTTAGGGCTGGAGCACTTGAAGCAAATATGAAGGGCCTAATTTTACATTTGACACACAGAAATTCTCGGAAGGTATTCCATGAAAATGGAGTAATTCAGGATTTGAATGGGATAATTCAACAAGAACCAATTATTCATCCTGTTTCCTATCATACCACCACAATGGATTTGAATGGGATAATTAAAACAGAGCTAGATGCTCGGCCTGCACCGACTCCTTCAACATTATTTGATTTGAATGGAACTGTCCAGGAGGAGCCCGACTTGGCTGTGAATAATAATGCCTCAGCAGATCATAAGACCGAAAAGATGAATTCTGGTGATTCTTTTAGCATTTCTAAAGATGACGTGGACAAAATTCAG GTTGACTGTCTCTCGGCTACTGCATTGCAGCTTCTGTTGAAACTCAAAAGGCATTTAAAAATTGTGTATAGCCTGAATGATGCCCGCTGTCAG GCGTTTGCTCCAAATGAACCTCCAAAAGCTGGAGAGCCTTTCTCCAGGCAGAACATTCCCTTGGATATAAGCGAAACATCTACTAGCGAGCCGTCCACATATCAGGATCTCGTACAAAGATATCAG GAATTTAAGAGTGCTTTAAAAGAAGATGCTGTTGATTACAGCACTTACACTGCAAACATCAAGCGGAAACGCCCCAACCCCACCCCCAGAAAGCCAAAATTTGTACGGCCCAGTGTAGTTGATGACGATGATGACGACGATGATGAAAGTTGGAGAGGAAGTGCTCGGAGGGTAGTAAACAATGTTGGGAAGAGAAATGTCAACACTAGATCATGTAGGCAGAGATGA
- the LOC126676729 gene encoding sister chromatid cohesion protein SCC2 isoform X2 codes for MTRFFNAILKHSSILDEKELCTSTIFETNSNVPSIPVQNQDDSNYNKSQKHLRKSVGPSIPVPSQVQSNHDGSQSHLPSIVPSIPVLNQSQRHHDETQNQQLNSISNEIPSSLKKSRAKKKGTDDIPPLVQPDPVELQDTIIGSFCEMLEDFCGKTEILSDDRDEAEWLTVPASDLRILVNEIMSIRAKKLLHLVPVDILVRLLRILDHQIHRAEGLSVDEYENQDSDTVSSVFCALESIHASLAVMAHMSMPKQLYKEENIERILDFSKYQIIDVMAAYDPSYRALHKPHENGVPEGDEDEELETEYGSASKRRRTQKSTKLKKSTLNRVSGAVNIILQKLCTILGLLKDLLIMERLSDSCILQLVKTSFTTFMVDNIQLLQLKAIGLISGIFYSYTQHRIYIIDEIVQLMWKLPCSKRALRAYLLPDEEQMQIQMITALLIQLVHSSANLPEALREATSGNSILEMSLDSSYPTKCHEAVTETCCLFWSRVLQRFTTVKNQDASELKVMIENLVIDLLTTLNLPEYPASAPILEVLCVLLLQNAGLKSKDVSARSMAIDLLGTVAARLKQDSVISKNRFWLLQDLASGDVADQSYPNDACCICLDGKVEKTLHMCQGCYRLFHADCMGVREHEAPNRSWQCQICVCKKQLLVLQSYSNSRCNDEGKKNSNRSEKKSKACNPITKVEIVQQLLLSYLQDTVSSDDVHLFIRWFYLCLWYKDDPKSEQKLIYYLTRLKSNLVVRDSGTAYLKLMRDSVKKITLALGQNSSFSRGFDKILHMLLASLRENSPVIRAKALRAVSIIVETDPEVLRDKRVQLAVEGRFCDSAISVREAALELVGRHIASHPDVGLQYFEKVAERMKDTGVSVRKRAIKIIRDMCTSNANFAQFTTACIEIISRITDDESSIQDIVCKTFYEFWFEEPSGLQTQYYRDGSSMPLEVGKKTEQIVEMLRSMSSHQLFVTVIKRNLALDFLPQSAKAAGINPVSLASVRKRCELMCKCLLERILQVEEMTSEEVEVRTLPYVLALHAFCIVDPTLCAPASDPSQFIVTLQPYLKTQVDNRAVAQLLESIIFIIDSVLPLIRKLPQSVVEELEQDLKHMIVRRSFLTVVHACIKCLCSLSRVAGQGAAAVEYLIQVFFKRLDALVTDNKQLVCRSLFCLGLLIRYGNSLLSISSSKNINLLSNLSLFKKYLCMEDFGIKVRSLQALGYILIARPDYMLEKDIGKIFEATLSSGSDVRLKIQSLQNMYEYLLDAESQMETEKDSNDASPYTAEGDHSVPVAAGAGDTNICGGIVQLYWENILGRCLDFDEQVRQTALKIVEIVLRQGLVHPITCVPYLIALETDPLELNSKLAHHLLMNMNEKYPAFFESRLGDGLHLSFIFTQSISGVSPENLNRKLQSKSAGNMKGKAEGASLTQARLEVSRIYKLIRANRVSRNKFMSSIVRKFDNPSWTNVVVPFLMYCTEVLAMLPFTLPDEPLYLIYSINRVIQVRAGALEANMKGLILHLTHRNSRKVFHENGVIQDLNGIIQQEPIIHPVSYHTTTMDLNGIIKTELDARPAPTPSTLFDLNGTVQEEPDLAVNNNASADHKTEKMNSGDSFSISKDDVDKIQVDCLSATALQLLLKLKRHLKIVYSLNDARCQAFAPNEPPKAGEPFSRQNIPLDISETSTSEPSTYQDLVQRYQEFKSALKEDAVDYSTYTANIKRKRPNPTPRKPKFVRPSVVDDDDDDDDESWRGSARRVVNNVGKRNVNTRSCRQR; via the exons ATGACCAGGTTCTTCAATGCAATCCTGAAGCATTCGA GTATTTTGGATGAGAAGGAACTATGTACGAGTACAATATTTGAAACCAATTCCAATGTGCCAAGTATACCTGTTCAGAATCAAGATGACAGCAATTATAATAAAAGTCAAAAACACCTGCGCAAATCCGTTGGACCAAGCATACCAGTTCCGAGTCAAGTTCAAAGCAATCACGATGGAAGTCAAAGTCACCTGCCCTCCATTGTACCAAGCATACCTGTTCTGAATCAAAGTCAAAGACACCATGATGAAACTCAAAATCAGCAGCTCAACTCCATTTCTAAT GAAATTCCTTCATCTTTGAAAAAATCAAGAGCTAAGAAGAAGGGCACTGATGACATACCACCGTTGGTTCAGCCAGATCCTGTTGAGCTTCAAG ATACCATCATCGGAAGCTTCTGTGAAATGCTAGAGGATTTCTGTGGAAAAACTGAAATTTTGAGTGATGATCGGGATGAAGCAGAGTGGTTGACAGTGCCCGCTAGTGATCTTAGAATTCTTGTAAATGAAATAATGTCAATACGTGCAAAAAAGCTTCTGCATTTAGTTCCTGTAGATATCCTTGTAAGACTTTTGCGGATTCTAGATCATCAGATACACAGGGCAGAAGGTTTGTCTGTTGATGAATACGAGAAT CAAGATTCTGATACAGTTTCCTCAGTGTTTTGCGCCCTAGAATCCATTCATGCATCTCTGGCTGTAATGGCGCATATGAGCATGCCAAAGCAACTATATAAAGAAGAG AACATTGAACGGATTCTGGATTTCTCTAAGTATCAGATTATAGATGTTATGGCAGCTTATGATCCATCATATCGTGCTCTGCACAAGCCACATGAAAACGGAGTACCTGAAG GTGATGAAGATGAAGAACTTGAGACTGAATATGGTTCAGCAAGCAAGAGAAGGCGCACTCAAAAGAGTACAAAACTGAAGAAATCAACATTAAACAG GGTCTCTGGTGCTGTCAATATTATTCTACAGAAACTGTGCACTATTCTTGGCCTTCTGAAGGATTTGCTCATAATGGAAAGGTTATCAGATAGTTGCATTTTGCAACTGGTGAAGACAAGTTTTACAACATTTATGGTGGATAATATCCAACTGTTGCAATTGAAGGCAATTGGTTTAATTAGCGGG ATTTTCTATTCGTACACACAGCATCGCATCTACATTATAGATGAAATAGTGCAACTTATGTGGAAATTACCATGCTCAAAGCGTGCCCTAAGGGCCTACCTCCTTCCAGATGAAGAACAAATGCAGATTCAGATGATCACTGCTCTATTAATCCAATTAGTTCACAGCAGCGCAAATCTTCCTGAAGCCTTAAGGGAAGCAACTAGTGGTAATTCTATCTTAGAAATGTCTTTGGATTCTAGTTATCCAACCAAATGCCATGAAGCAGTCACAGAGACATGCTGTCTTTTCTGGAGCCGAGTCCTTCAGCGCTTTACAACTGTTAAAAATCAGGATGCTTCTGAACTAAAAGTGATGATAGAAAATCTTGTCATAGATCTACTGACAACACTAAATTTACCTGAATACCCTGCATCAGCTCCCATCCTGGAG GTTCTTTGTGTCTTGCTACTCCAGAATGCTGGGCTGAAATCCAAGGATGTATCTGCTCGTTCCATGGCCATTGATCTTCTTGGTACAGTTGCAGCGAGGTTAAAGCAGGATTCTGTCATCAGCAAGAACAGATTTTGGCTATTACAGGATTTGGCTAGTGGTGACGTTGCTGATCAGAGTTATCCTAATGATGCATGTTGCATTTGCTTAGATGGAAAGGTTGAGAAGACACTGCACATGTGCCAAGGTTGTTATAGATTGTTCCATGCTGATTGTATGGGAGTTAGAGAACATGAAGCTCCTAATCGTAGTTGGCAGTGTCAAATTTGTGTCTGCAAGAAGCAACTTCTTGTGTTACAGTCATATAGTAATTCTCGGTGCAATGATGAAGGGAAGAAGAACAGCAATCGATCTGAAAAGAAATCTAAAGCCTGCAATCCCATTACGAAAGTTGAAATTGTTCAACAGTTGCTCTTAAGTTATCTTCAAGATACTGTATCTTCCGATGATGTTCATCTTTTCATTAGATG GTTTTATCTTTGCTTATGGTACAAGGATGATCCCAAATCTGAACAGAAGCTCATTTACTACCTAACTCGACTCAAATCAAATCTTGTTGTGCGGGACTCTGGTACTGCCTATTTGAAATTGATGAGGGATTCGGTGAAGAAGATTACTTTAGCACTGGGACAAAATAGTTCTTTCTCAAGGGGGTTCGATAAGATTCTTCATATGCTTCTG GCTAGTTTAAGAGAGAATTCTCCTGTAATTAGGGCCAAAGCTTTACGAGCA GTCAGTATTATTGTAGAAACTGATCCAGAGGTATTACGTGACAAGCGTGTGCAATTGGCTGTTGAAGGAAGATTTTGTGATTCTGCAATATCTGTAAGAGAAGCAGCACTGGAACTTGTTGGCAGGCATATTGCTTCTCATCCTGATGTTGGGCTGCAG TATTTTGAAAAGGTTGCTGAGAGGATGAAAGATACAGGAGTTAGTGTTCGAAAACGAGCTATTAAAATTATTCGAGATATGTGCACCTCAAATGCTAATTTTGCTCAGTTTACAACTGCTTGCATCGAAATTATTTCTCGCATAACTGATGACGAGTCGAGTATTCAG GACATCGTCTGCAAGACATTTTATGAATTCTGGTTTGAGGAACCATCTGGTTTGCAGACACAGTATTATAGAGATGGTAGTTCTATGCCTCTGGAGGTGGGTAAGAAGACTGAGCAGATTGTTGAGATGTTAAGGAGTATGTCAAGTCATCAGCTCTTTGTCACTGTCATAAAGCGCAACCTAGCTCTTGATTTTTTGCCACAATCAGCCAAAGCTGCTGGAATTAACCCTGTGTCACTTGCATCAGTTCGTAAACGCTGCGAGTTAATGTGCAAGTGCTTACTAGAAAGGATATTGCAG GTCGAGGAAATGACCAGTGAGGAAGTGGAGGTTCGAACACTGCCTTATGTGTTGGCGTTGCACGCATTTTGTATTGTGGATCCTACACTTTGTGCTCCGGCTTCGGATCCTTCCCAGTTCATAGTCACTCTACAGCCATATCTAAAGACTCAG GTTGATAACCGGGCAGTTGCGCAGTTACTGGAGAGCATCATCTTTATAATTGATTCCGTTCTTCCCTTGATACGAAAATTGCCTCAGAGTGTAGTTGAAGAGCTTGAACAAGATTTGAAGCACATGATCGTTCGCCGTTCGTTTTTGACAGTTGTCCATGCTTGCATCAA GTGTCTTTGCTCTTTGAGTAGAGTAGCTGGACAGGGTGCTGCTGCTGTTGAGTATCTTATTCAGGTATTTTTCAAACGTCTGGATGCTCTGGTAACTGACAACAAGCAG CTAGTCTGCCGCTCTCTGTTCTGTCTTGGATTGCTTATTCGCTATGGAAATTCTTTGCTGAGTATTTCTAGCagcaaaaatatcaatttacttaGCAATCTCTCCTTGTTTAAGAAGTATCTTTGCATGGAAGATTTTGGTATAAAAGTCAGATCTCTCCAG GCTCTAGGATATATTCTAATTGCTAGGCCTGATTATATGCTGGAAAAGGACATTGGGAAAATATTTGAGGCAACTTTATCTTCTGGTTCTGATGTTCGTCTTAAG ATTCAATCACTACAAAACATGTATGAATATCTTCTGGATGCCGAAAGCCAAATGGAAACAGAGAAAGACAGTAATGATGCTAGTCCTTACACTGCAGAAGGGGATCATAGTGTACCTGTTGCTGCAGGTGCAGGTGATACTAACATTTGCGGTGGTATAGTTCAATTGTACTGGGAAAACATTTTGGGAAGGTGCTTGGATTTCGATGAACAGGTTCGCCAGACTGCACTTAAG ATTGTGGAGATAGTGCTACGTCAAGGTTTGGTGCATCCCATCACTTGTGTTCCATACCTTATAGCACTTGAAACAGATCCTTTAGAGTTGAACTCAAAGTTGGCACATCATTTATTGATGAATATGAATGAGAA GTATCCTGCTTTTTTTGAAAGCCGGTTGGGGGATGGCCTTCACCTATCATTTATATTTACGCAATCCATTAGTGGTGTCTCTCCTGAAAATCTAAACCGAAAGCTCCAATCCAAAAGTGCTGGAAATATGAAGGGAAAGGCTGAAGGTGCCTCTCTCACTCAGGCAAGGCTTGAAGTTTCTAGAATCTACAAGCTTATTCGTGCAAACCGTGTTTCAAGAAATAAATTTATGTCTTCTATTGTGCGCAAATTTGATAACCCAAGCTGGACAAATGTGGTGGTTCCATTTTTGAT GTATTGCACAGAAGTACTTGCGATGCTGCCATTTACTCTACCTGATGAACCCCTTTACCTTATTTATTCTATAAATCGAGTAATACAAGTTAGGGCTGGAGCACTTGAAGCAAATATGAAGGGCCTAATTTTACATTTGACACACAGAAATTCTCGGAAGGTATTCCATGAAAATGGAGTAATTCAGGATTTGAATGGGATAATTCAACAAGAACCAATTATTCATCCTGTTTCCTATCATACCACCACAATGGATTTGAATGGGATAATTAAAACAGAGCTAGATGCTCGGCCTGCACCGACTCCTTCAACATTATTTGATTTGAATGGAACTGTCCAGGAGGAGCCCGACTTGGCTGTGAATAATAATGCCTCAGCAGATCATAAGACCGAAAAGATGAATTCTGGTGATTCTTTTAGCATTTCTAAAGATGACGTGGACAAAATTCAG GTTGACTGTCTCTCGGCTACTGCATTGCAGCTTCTGTTGAAACTCAAAAGGCATTTAAAAATTGTGTATAGCCTGAATGATGCCCGCTGTCAG GCGTTTGCTCCAAATGAACCTCCAAAAGCTGGAGAGCCTTTCTCCAGGCAGAACATTCCCTTGGATATAAGCGAAACATCTACTAGCGAGCCGTCCACATATCAGGATCTCGTACAAAGATATCAG GAATTTAAGAGTGCTTTAAAAGAAGATGCTGTTGATTACAGCACTTACACTGCAAACATCAAGCGGAAACGCCCCAACCCCACCCCCAGAAAGCCAAAATTTGTACGGCCCAGTGTAGTTGATGACGATGATGACGACGATGATGAAAGTTGGAGAGGAAGTGCTCGGAGGGTAGTAAACAATGTTGGGAAGAGAAATGTCAACACTAGATCATGTAGGCAGAGATGA